The Perca fluviatilis chromosome 18, GENO_Pfluv_1.0, whole genome shotgun sequence genomic interval AATCTGTTTCAACAACTTGGACATTAACTTCCATCATGTCTGAGCCTTCAACAATAATGGATCTTTAAAAAAGCTTCTGTTGCAATGATAACATTCAACAAACAGTTGAAAGTGATAACGAATTGTATACTCTAATTCATTACAGTAAATAGCTTTTTAGCAAATATTCAAGTGGTGTAATTAAGcagttcagttttatttaatttatattctgTATCACACACTAAATagctaaaataaaatgaaggaaTTATCAAATAAAATGACACATTAAGTCAGCCCAGTCCTCCGTTCAATTTGTGGGTAAAAACAAGTTTTAGGTCTTGTGATAAAGAAAGAAGCTAATGCATTTGTCTCAAACTGGCAATAATACCTCAATGTCAATATATGGTTTGTCCTTTGCATGGCATTGGAGGAAAGTGCATAAAAGGTCATTAAAATCAAAAGGGTTGGGGCGTTCAGGTGGCGTAGGAGTTTAAGAAGATGACCGAGGCAAAGTCAACAGTTTGAGTCTGACTGGTGACATTTGTTACATGTCATCATTTTGACCTGATGTCAACGATGGAAAAAAGGTCAGGGGGTTCATCATTCATCATAATTAGGAATCATCCTCTGGGGGACATGAATATCTAagcaaaaaaaatcaatgaaatCTGACTAGTAGGTGTTGTGATTTTGCTTTAAAAGTGTTGTTAGATGGACAGAAGCGCAACTGAGAGATGACCATTGTTACAGTCCTTTGACCCGGCCGCAAGCTGGAGAAAAATCTGTAAATCCTATTACAAATGGAAAAAACACTGGACCATACAGCAGTCATAAAAGTTGTATTTTTATAACcgattaatacacatttataATCAGCGCAATAACAGAATCAAAAGATGTTTTACTTCAaacttttttattacaaaatataaatgGCAAAAAAGCTTTATCTTCTTTTGCTCAAACAATGGAATCCGTGTCAGACATAAATGTTTATGGTAAAATAaagctttgttttttcttcttttttgtcgTTGTTAGCAGGTTAGCATGCTACAGGTGATACAGTACAGGTGATACAGTGCTCCCTCTCAACTAAAGGGAAAGGAGGATGAAAGGAAGGTGAGAGCTGACGGTTGACGATGGAAAACAAATCAACATTAAGTGTGTTTTATCTTTCCTTCCACCTCAGATCCATTCTTAAAGACGCCATTTCATTAACTTCAAACAATCCGAGTGggattaaaacaacaaaaacacgaaGGAGAGTTTGATATCCATGGAGAGGGGTTTTGAAGCTTCACATTGTGTAGATTTATAGTGGTCTATTCTTCATTTTAAAGATTAATTATGAGCTGATTACGTTTGAGACATCCCTTTAACAGGCTGAATACCACCTTTATTTGGCCAATTATGTACAGTATAGTACCATTTAAGAtaccataaaaaaaaacctttgggagaggttttattttttttaagcccaAAACCTTTAATTAGCTTTTTAATTAGCCATTTAATATTGTTTACATGAACTAATCAAGTGAAGGGGAGGGGTAAACACACCAACAGTTTACCATCTTTTTAGTCTAACTTAAATCATAAGAGTATTGTCCATTTGAAGGATCATCCTGAAGTAGGTTatacaaagaaaatgaaaaacctttttaatttGGTGTTAATTCACCATATTGTGATCATAAACTTAAGGCCagagattaccattgttttaaTTTACCACTACATTATGTTAGAAATGTGGAGAAATTTCAGTTTGAACCACACTCATAGTAAGTTATAACATCTAAAGATTTACTCATTTTAGGATAGTAGCCTATATGAAGACATTTACCATATCTACACAGCACCAATTCAGTTGTGTCTGGTGATTACAAGCCAAACACCCATAATGCACCTTACATTAGACTTATTTAGCTGCAGGGGCAAACAAGTAGCCTGTAAAGAGACGTAATATCATGATTATCATTACAGCAGTCCATCATCCAAATGACCGACAAGAAGAACGattaaactgtaaatatttagGTCAGTCCTATTGTAATatgttattttcatttcaagCATCAAAACATTTCATCATAAAGATAAATTTCAAATGACAACGCTGCTCAATTCCAAATGTTGAGTCATGAAATTAAACCTAAAAAGGTTCCCTTCCAAAAGTCCAGTGCGAGGAGGAGTGTAAGTTTGAGGAGGCTGGGTGGGGGGTGAAGCCAAGGCCGGTGAAGGGGTCAGGGTGGGTCTGAGAAGTCCGATTCTATATTTCCCAACAAAGTCTTTAAATAACACTTAAGAAGTTTACATTTTACTCGCGGGTGCTGTTATTCGTAAATTGGCACCAGCTGTGCATAAAAATGATGCGAAGATGAAGGAAGGCAGGCGCACAAAACACAACTAATGTCAGAGGTCTTAAATACTTAGACAGCGGTTTGGCTGTTTTAACgaggcaatttaaaaaaaataataatagagcTTTACTTCCCGACCTCGTCGAGGACTTTGCGGTTGAGCTGAGCCTGCTCCCGCTGGCTTTCTATCTTGGCCATCTGGATCATATTCCTCAGCAGGTGGAAGGTGAGGTCGATGGACAGCGGCGGCTCTTCGTTCCGTTTCCACAGCTGCGCCGCCGTCCTCACCGCCTCATCCTCCTCGCTCTCCTCTTCGGGTGGGAGCAGGCGCAGAGGGTTCGTGTTTCTTTTTTGGAGAAACCTCAGGATGTTGTCGCCCAGTAGATCTGACGCGGCGCTGTCGCCGGCGGCGGCCGCTCTGAGGAGCACTTGGGCCAGTTGCTGCTGCGTCTGGAGGCGGCCGCTTCCATCCAGCCAGCCGGGGAGGATGCGCGGTCTACCGGTAGCGGGGCGGAGGTGTGATGAGAGGAGGAccgaggagaggagcaggagcagGGGGACTGGCTTCATGTCCTGCAACCAGAGAGATTTATAAAGATGACAGTACATCACATAATCACCAGGAAACTGAAGCGGCCAATCAAACCTCACAGCAAAAACCATTATTGTTCTGCAGGTTGTTCAGACAACTCTTTGTGGCAAATTTTTAGTTTTAATCATGCATAGGCCTAAATGactgtaaataaaaaagataagaTAAACTTTATTATTCCCACACTTGGGAAATTCCTGTGCagcttaaaaagtttttttttcttttttttattaaatctaaTTTGGTAAATTTAACATAGGCCCTGGTGTCATAAAGACTATGTTACCTTACAGTATTTGCATTTTGTCAATCACACAGGCACTTACCTGTAAGAAAAATGAAGCAAATAAGAACATTTTCTGAactaaaaaaaggacaaaaggtGTCATCCACATTACATGAGCTGAGTTTAGTATAATGCACATAAGTACAGAAGAATTAAATATATCTGAAGATGATATATCTGAAGATGATATGCTTGCACTGTTTTACCACTATATTCTCACTTGCAAAAATACGGCCAATTCACCAATACGTTACACTGaataagtaagaaaaaaaaaaaaaaaaaaaaaaaaaaaaagagtagctAAATGAAAGCTGCGGTACTCACTTTATTCTCTCCAGATGCTGCAGCTGAACTTTGTGGTCGGCCGGTGGGATCTCAGGTCGGAGCCGAGTCTGAAAAGTCCCTGTGAGCGGCGACTGGCGAGGACGGAGGGTTTTATACATCCCGCCTGCTCGTTTGACGTCAATGCAAGCACAGAGACCGGTTTGGAAACTGGACAACTATCGAGACGACAAGGCAATATAGTCCCGGGGGACAGCTGGGGATGCGGTGACAGGAAAGGTTACTGGTTTATTTCCTTTCTATGAGGCACCTCCCAGGGGGACAAAAAGGAGGATATGAGGAGGGGGGTTTCTGAGGTTGAGAAAGTTTCAAGGGTGGTGGGTGATGGATCAGTGGATGGGACACatatgcctttggtgtgggagacctgggttcgattcccagtgcgatacatcaaccaatgtgtccctgagcaagacacttaacccctagttgctccagaggcgtgcgacctctgacatatatagcaatggTAAGTCTCATTGGATAAAAGAGTCAGGTAAATGACGTGTAATGTAATGGTTCTTCAAGTTTGGAGATCAATGAAATGTTTTTGGTGATGATATGCCAAATAACTGTTTCAACGGttgtcttactttttttttttttttttttttatgaatgtgaATTCATTGTGTAATTTGTGTTTGCAAACTTGCATCAAATTGCCCCTTAAAAAGGACTAATAAGGCATTTTGAATTTAATCAAACAATTGAATCTCACCTTTCCCACGTGACACAAGGACATTGGTTTAACCTTCATTTCTTAAGTTTACTTAATTGTAAAGTTAAACTGGCaaattaagtattaaaagtatacTGCCTTTGAAGGCCAAAGTGATGCAACAAGTGGAAAACACAATAAACGAgtgttctttttctcttttcacaTCAATGAGTTAATTTAACACTTCAGTTTTTAGCAGATGCCCTTTACGGCAAGTTAAGATCTTATCATTTCAACAGCCATCCAATTAACCCTCTGGAAACACTGCTGTgaacaaaacaatgaaaaatccCTTGACATTTAGAGTGAAGTCGTATTGGAGCTATCCATGGTGCTGAACTTACTGTAACTTAACTTGTCAGACATGTAACACACATAGTGATaacttatatatttatatgttgaTTACACGAGACTCTTACGTTTCTGAGgtctttacatttattttggccCCCAAATAATTCCACACTATCATCCAACTATATACACATACCAGGAAGCCACATATAATCAGGGAGAGATAATCCATTATGTACATTCTCTTGTTggcaaaattgttacattttaatgATCAGAAttctttgtcattttaaacagaCCTCAACTACACCAGGAATATATTATCCTCAAGGACTTAGGCAACACGCCCATCTACTTATATATGAACCAACTATTACATAAATGTCCCGAAAAACTGACATGATTGTAACATTTTGTGCCACATTTAAAACTTTGTTGGTCGTTTCACATGAATTGAAGTTGACAGGGCTtcgttgaaagaaaaaaaaagaaaaagggatgTCACGTATACTTTTGTGCACCAGTGTGTTTAATCCAAATTTGTTGATAGTTGTGGGGTCATTTGCTCAATCAAACCACCCTCACTGATGCTGAGCTCTTGAGTgttaaagtcatagtaaatattaacaaaagatctttcccccccaaaaaaatgtaatcgttGCATATTTAATCATGGACATTTTATGTTATAGAGAaatactttttagttttttggggggctttaaAAGGAGAATTGTAAAGGGTCATTTTCTCACCAGAAATATGAGTGCTACAACTGTAATGACTTTAACATGAACATTTGAAACACAGATCAGCTCCACCTTGCCTCATATTCAGGTTAGAGTGCTACGAAGACGGTACTGTATCTTCATTTAATTACCTCGGTTTAAATTAGAAAGCACAGCGAGCCTTGGCGCTGAATCAAAAATGGATTACCAGCTCTCTGGGGAGAGGGCTCGTATCGATACGAGCCCTCTCCCCAGAGAGCTGGGATCCATTTTTGGATTTCTTCTCTATTGCTCGTATCCCCCGGGGGACACGAGCAATAGAGAAGAGGCTATTTGGCGGATATTCAATGGATTCGTCAGACGTTTCCTGCTTGCTTTTGCCAGATATAGcccaagtgtgtttgtgtggggggaaaaaaatgtgtgcAGTTAATTTGGTGGACAGCCCAGCTCAGCGGCCTCCAAACAAACCCCACCCTGCCAAAGCTAAGTTGGCCACAAAAGTTAGCGAGGTCAAAAACACCATTGACACCACCTCATGTCAAACTTTAATAGTTAACATTACACGGGTGGCCtttgttatttaaaatgtgCACATTTTGAGTATAAAGATTCCATGTACATTGAAAAATAAGAGGAACAATTTACACTTTAGCAGCGGTCGTCGATGCACCGATGGATTCAGGggtctgttttgttgtttagtACAATGCAGTTTAACAgaaaatatttcaatgacatTGACCGATTAAGGGAATAGTTTGACAGTAGTGATAACCCTGATGTTTTGCTGCGAGTAAGACGACATTGATACCACTGTCAGGTCCGTACGGTAAATA includes:
- the uts1 gene encoding urotensin 1 isoform X1, producing MVFAVRFDWPLQFPGDYVMYCHLYKSLWLQDMKPVPLLLLLSSVLLSSHLRPATGRPRILPGWLDGSGRLQTQQQLAQVLLRAAAAGDSAASDLLGDNILRFLQKRNTNPLRLLPPEEESEEDEAVRTAAQLWKRNEEPPLSIDLTFHLLRNMIQMAKIESQREQAQLNRKVLDENKRKQCGRLKSGQVSLLGCCRRYHRWITYRKECSENLE
- the uts1 gene encoding urotensin 1 isoform X2; this encodes MKPVPLLLLLSSVLLSSHLRPATGRPRILPGWLDGSGRLQTQQQLAQVLLRAAAAGDSAASDLLGDNILRFLQKRNTNPLRLLPPEEESEEDEAVRTAAQLWKRNEEPPLSIDLTFHLLRNMIQMAKIESQREQAQLNRKVLDENKRKQCGRLKSGQVSLLGCCRRYHRWITYRKECSENLE